A genomic window from Salvia miltiorrhiza cultivar Shanhuang (shh) chromosome 5, IMPLAD_Smil_shh, whole genome shotgun sequence includes:
- the LOC131024250 gene encoding uncharacterized protein LOC131024250 isoform X2 → MSVELATIGDTNENHDVLTIMLDRQKSFKVKVGTRSDNRAQFSNISPDEVMETLLQKFVELEQTAKDQVADNAIPGKDLLDTMCSYDAMIKEWLCVGRFARALEALW, encoded by the exons ATGTCTGTTGAATTAGCAACG ATTGGAGACACAAATGAGAACCATGATGTACTCACCATCATGctagatagacaaaagtcttttAAAGTCAAGGTGGGAACGAGATCTGACAATCGGGCACAATTTTCTAACATTTCTCCTGATGAG GTTATGGAAACATTGCTGCAAAAGTTTGTTGAACTAGAGCAAACAGCTAAAGACCAAGTTGCAGACAATGCAATTCCTGGTAAAGATCTGCTGGACACGATGTGTAGCTATGACGCCATGATAAAAGAGTGGTTGTGTGTGGGTAGATTTGCAAGAGCGTTGGAAGCTCTTTGGTGA
- the LOC131024250 gene encoding uncharacterized protein LOC131024250 isoform X1 codes for MHNLTQFSNFMIGDTNENHDVLTIMLDRQKSFKVKVGTRSDNRAQFSNISPDEVMETLLQKFVELEQTAKDQVADNAIPGKDLLDTMCSYDAMIKEWLCVGRFARALEALW; via the exons ATGCACAATCTTActcaattttctaattttatg ATTGGAGACACAAATGAGAACCATGATGTACTCACCATCATGctagatagacaaaagtcttttAAAGTCAAGGTGGGAACGAGATCTGACAATCGGGCACAATTTTCTAACATTTCTCCTGATGAG GTTATGGAAACATTGCTGCAAAAGTTTGTTGAACTAGAGCAAACAGCTAAAGACCAAGTTGCAGACAATGCAATTCCTGGTAAAGATCTGCTGGACACGATGTGTAGCTATGACGCCATGATAAAAGAGTGGTTGTGTGTGGGTAGATTTGCAAGAGCGTTGGAAGCTCTTTGGTGA
- the LOC131025711 gene encoding uncharacterized protein LOC131025711 — MARRKDLSSFERAAIIEFLLEGSQNGKPSRGKITAAVQRWSYCRRTISRTWAAAKERRANGEVMSSVSKKTMRPRRKLVALDLQLIASLDLSKRSTIRKLACGVKCSKSTVGRWAKSGLIRAHSNAIKPDLTAPNKLLRLRFSLEALEYDRIMRSLTFKSMHNTVHIDEKWFYITKSSQRFYLTPEEIEPHRTCKNKKFITKVMFMCAVCRPVFGANGECLFDGKIGIFPFTELVPAKRNSKNRVAGTMEWKPIQSITKQVVKDCLIYQIIPAIKAKWPANASKTIFIQQDNARPHIQDSDPDFRAVASADGFDIHLVHQPPNSPDTNINDLGWFRAIQSLQTESMSTNVDGLVNAVINSFNELSPTTLNKVFLSLQSCMVEILKVKV, encoded by the exons ATGGCTAGAAGGAAGGATCTTTCTTCCTTTGAGCGGGCTGCCATCATCGAGTTTCTGCTTGAAGGAAGCCAAAATGGAAAGCCATCTCGAGGCAAGATTACTGCTGCTGTTCAAAGATGGAGCTACTGCCGGCGGACGATCAGTCGTACTTGGGCAGCTGCAAAAGAACGAAGAGCAAATGGTGAGGTAATGAGTTCGGTGAGTAAGAAAACAATGAGACCAAGGAGAAAACTTGTAGCTCTGGATTTACAGTTAATTGCTAGCCTAGATTTGTCAAAAAGATCAACAATTAGAAAGCTTGCATGTGGGGTTAAATGCAGTAAAAGCACAGTGGGTAGATGGGCAAAATCTGGACTGATCAGGGCTCATTCGAATGCAATAAAACCTGATCTCACAGCTCCAAACAAGTTACTTAGGCTACGGTTTTCcttagaagctctagaatatgaTAGGATTATGAGGAGTTTGACATTTAAAAGCATGCACAACACAGTCCACattgatgagaaatggttctACATCACAAAAAGTTCACAAAGGTTCTACTTAACTCCTGAGGAGATAGAACCTCATAGGACATGCAAGAACAAGAAATTCATCACCAAGGTGATGTTCATGTGTGCTGTATGTAGGCCAGTGTTTGGGGCTAATGGTGAGTGCTTGTTTGATGGAAAAATTGGAATTTTTCCATTCACTGAACTTGTTCCAGCAAAAAGGAACAGTAAGAACAGGGTTGCAGGCACTATGGAGTGGAAGCCAATTCAAAGCATCACCAAACAAGTGGTGAAAGACTGCCTGATATACCAG ATAATTCCTGCTATTAAAGCAAAATGGCCAGCCAATGCAAGCAAAACCATCTTTATTCAGCAAGATAATGCTAGGcctcacattcaagactcagaCCCTGATTTCAGGGCCGTTGCTTCAGCTGATGGCTTTGATATTCACTTGGTGCATCAACCACCAAACTCCCCAGACACAAACATTAATGATTTGGGGTGGTTTAGGGCAATACAAAGCCTCCAAACTGAATCCATGTCTACAAATGTGGATGGCCTAGTGAATGCAGTGATTAATTCATTCAATGAGTTAAGCCCAACTACTTTAAACAAAGTTTTCTTAAGCTTGCAAAGCTGTATGGTGGAAATTCTGAAAGTGAAggtgtaa